A single genomic interval of Lactococcus sp. S-13 harbors:
- a CDS encoding amino acid ABC transporter ATP-binding protein: MGINTQIEVTDLHKSFGKNEVLKGITTKFEKGDVVCIIGPSGSGKSTFLRALNGLERATSGDIIIDGFNLTDKNTDLNLVRQNIGMVFQHFNLFPNMTVLQNVTYAPVELKKMTKAEAEEKALQLLETVGLTEKKDTMPEMLSGGQKQRVAIARALAMNPDVMLFDEPTSALDPEMVGDVLAVMQKLAEEGMTMLIVTHEMGFARKVANRVIFTDGGVILEDGTPEELFDNPQHPRLQDFLSKVLNA; this comes from the coding sequence ATGGGAATTAACACTCAAATTGAAGTCACTGATCTTCATAAATCTTTTGGAAAAAATGAAGTCTTAAAAGGAATTACTACAAAATTTGAAAAAGGTGATGTGGTCTGCATCATTGGCCCTTCAGGTTCAGGAAAATCAACTTTTCTGCGTGCTTTGAACGGACTTGAAAGAGCGACTTCTGGCGATATCATCATTGACGGCTTTAACTTAACTGACAAAAATACTGACCTTAACCTTGTGCGTCAAAACATTGGGATGGTTTTCCAACATTTCAACCTTTTCCCGAACATGACTGTTTTGCAAAACGTCACTTATGCTCCTGTCGAATTGAAAAAAATGACAAAAGCTGAAGCTGAAGAAAAAGCATTACAATTGTTGGAAACTGTTGGTTTGACTGAAAAGAAAGACACGATGCCAGAGATGCTCTCAGGTGGTCAAAAGCAACGTGTAGCGATTGCGCGCGCACTTGCTATGAATCCAGATGTCATGCTCTTTGACGAACCGACATCAGCACTAGATCCAGAGATGGTCGGTGATGTGTTAGCCGTAATGCAAAAGCTTGCTGAAGAAGGAATGACCATGCTGATCGTCACTCACGAAATGGGATTTGCACGAAAAGTTGCCAACCGCGTGATTTTCACTGACGGAGGCGTCATTCTGGAAGACGGAACACCTGAAGAACTCTTTGACAATCCGCAACATCCTCGTTTACAAGACTTTTTATCCAAAGTTTTGAACGCTTAA